Proteins encoded together in one Triticum dicoccoides isolate Atlit2015 ecotype Zavitan chromosome 7B, WEW_v2.0, whole genome shotgun sequence window:
- the LOC119342164 gene encoding uncharacterized protein LOC119342164, with protein sequence MVHLRFTGASDSRSSKSRETIGDVIHGKAITTKLSLPKIRTIIKKLNPRQRDLVRACGFGTMLDINCSQLPRDLGVRLAIWFDCDSRTVNVPNVGSFEINPFTVHQILGIPLGGRLIDKIATSEARRVIAEDTGIHSTGPSISHLMKLLSNDLTDEKFLRIFMLILLSTFLCPTSHSCASPDYFNGIVATDDIANYDWCSFALDWLVEKIGQFQISLSKPTVKGKEQSISLGGCLMIPLVMFFDYLDLKGTKIRNCIPRLPAWDDKAISAFDNINFAQLKFKDITKTCFMEKPSCIPSSHSLPNGVAQFIDGLIPSDDDFRAKMKEMCAEFYKTSMDACFNALQPVLAKQMCTMVETIQNQVNNRASSSSTPPVNELTCKECNSQKCTMRDGVSATPLQTVIDAEFHNPSVGPALGTVESTGGGDIFHYDPNDEDVINGLLQLRRHGGSVMGDTPFGALVADQPVVAMSSEQDFGTEDSPSAATEVGHPESNQISAAECSRASKRQKSH encoded by the exons ATGGTGCATCTAAGATTTACTGGTGCGTCCGATAGTCGCTCGAGCAAATCACGAGAGACTATAGGCGATGTGATACATGGCAAG GCCATCACTACGAAGTTATCTCTTCCAAAAATTCGAACTATCATTAAGAAGTTAAATCCTAGACAGAGGGACTTGGTGAGGGCTTGCGGATTTGGGACAATGCTGGATATTAATTGCTCTCAGTTGCCAAGGGATTTGGGAGTTCGCCTAGCGATTTGGTTTGATTGTGACAGTCGaactgtaaatgttccaaatgttggcAGCTTCGAGATAAACCCATTCACAGTCCACCAGATTCTCGGTATACCATTGGGTGGTCGGTTAATTGACAAGATAGCAACAAGTGAGGCCAGGAGGGTCATTGCTGAAGACACCGGAATACATTCTACTGGGCCTAGCATTTCACACCTGATGAAGTTATTGTCCAATGACCTCACTGATGAAAAGTTCCTTAGAATCTTCATGCTCATTTTACTGTCAACCTTCCTGTGTCCAACCAGTCACTCCTGTGCGAGCCCGGACTACTTCAATGGCATTGTTGCCACTGATGATATCGCCAACTATGACTGGTGCAGCTTTGCATTAGACTGGTTAGTGGAAAAGATCGGACAGTTTCAGATCTCCTTGTCCAAGCCAACCGTGAAAGGTAAAGAGCAGTCTATCTCTCTTGGAGGATGCTTGATGATTCCTTTG GTAATGTTCTTTGATTATCTCGATCTAAAAGGAACAAAGATTCGCAACTGCATCCCACGGTTACCAGCTTGGGATGATAAAGCCATCAGCGCGTTTGACAATATAAATTTTGCACAACTAAAG TTCAAAGACATAACTAAAACATGTTTCATGGAAAAGCCATCATGTATTCCATCGTCTCATTCTTTGCCAAATGGAGTTGCTCAGTTCATCGACGGACTTATCCCATCTGATGATGAT TTCAGGGCAAAGATGAAGGAGATGTGCGCCGAATTTTACAAGACGTCAATGGATGCATGCTTTAATGCACTACAGCCAGTCCTCGCAAAGCAGATGTGCACAATGGTTGAAACTATTCAGAACCAGGTCAATAACAgagcttcatcatcttcaacaccaCCAGTCAATGAACTGACCTGCAAGGAATGTAATTCACAGAAATGCACAATGCGGGATGGTGTATccgccacaccgctccaaacagttATAGATGCAGAGTTTCACAATCCTTCAGTGGGTCCAGCACTGGGTACGGTAGAGAGCACTGGTGGTGGTGATATATTTCATTACGACCCAAATGATGAAGATGTGATAAATGGCCTGCTGCAATTACGCCGCCATGGAGGATCTGTTATGGGGGATACACCTTTTGGTGCCCTCGTTGCTGACCaacctgttgttgccatgtcaagtGAGCAAGATTTTGGTACGGAGGATTCGCCGTCAGCTGCTACTGAAGTTGGGCACCCAGAAAGCAATCAAATTTCTGCCGCTGAATGCTCCAGGGCCTCCAAGAGGCAGAAGTCACATTGA